A stretch of Miscanthus floridulus cultivar M001 chromosome 13, ASM1932011v1, whole genome shotgun sequence DNA encodes these proteins:
- the LOC136500528 gene encoding F-box protein At-B-like produces the protein MEDTVAEKKPRTAGDGDGDRCNGEPSGTAESSGGGGGGLVERLPEALLVEVLGRLDLDGAFSAAASCRSLHAAANAALSALTAIDLSAFAPSNAILGRILAGNGAVRSLTVNCSLLDDSAASVIARGSLRELSLLRCSFSMSFFVAVGAGCRNLRSLKLEMAVAPDILYSRYSGFGTCLAPIYTGCVYLETLWVKFPLLDPRTAEYETGTGLPLIPSNIKDLLLQPVSHSRAKTVFLKTTSLSKHITDSLESLSLVLDTITDELVMLITSNVHKLVELCLEDEPVTQPNLPEDLTNVGLQALGLCHNLRHLSLTRRCCDFRRVNDFGILMLADGCKQLRTIRFGGFSKVSDAGYAALLHSGKDLKKFEVSNGSCLSDLACLDLDKAAPNISEVRLLNCALLTSDTAKSLAPCTNLKVLDLSGCKSIADSGLVSISKLPNLTLLDLAGADITDAGLSALGNGRCLISSLCLRGCRRIGSNGIASLLCGTGTINKTLISLDIGNVPRISCRAVTVIARNCEQISSLCLRNCLLITDSSLEVLGSMGCDSSKCSLRMLDLAYCSKLSRNFLRHFEPPLFRGLRWLGVGKNVAQRRGCSPTVAEVLERKPGLTICCNACDMGCRNKCHPDIRFLQ, from the exons ATGGAGGACACAGTAGCGGAGAAGAAGCCCCGGAccgccggcgacggcgacggagaCCGCTGCAACGGCGAGCCCTCCGGCACCGCagagagcagcggcggcggcggtggcggcctgGTCGAGAGGCTCCCCGAGGCGCTCCTGGTGGAGGTGCTGGGCCGTCTCGACCTCGACGGCGCCTTCTCCGCCGCCGCGTCCTGCCGCTCGCTCCACGCCGCCGCCAACGCCGCCCTCTCCGCCCTCACCGCCATCGACCTCTCC GCCTTTGCCCCGTCGAACGCCATCCTAGGCAGGATTCTCGCGGGGAACGGCGCGGTCCGCAGCCTCACCGTCAATTGCAGCCTCCTCGACGACTCCGCCGCCTCCGTCATCGCCAGGGGTAGCCTGCGCGAGCTCTCGCTGCtcaggtgctccttctccatgaGCTTCTTTGTGGCTGTTGGCGCGGGATGCCGCAATTTAAG ATCGTTGAAGCTGGAGATGGCGGTTGCTCCAGACATTCTATATTCTCGTTATTCTGGGTTCGGTACTTGCCTAGCGCCTATCTACACGGGATGTGTTTACTTGGAG ACTCTTTGGGTGAAGTTCCCTCTGCTAGATCCACGCACAGCTGAATACGAGACTGGAACTGGATTGCCTCTCATTCCTAGTAACATCAAGGACCTGTTGCTACAGCCTGTATCTCATTCTAGGGCAAAGACAGTCTTCCTGAAAACCACCTCTCTGAGCAAACACATCACTGACAGTTTGGAATCACTCTCTTTAGTTCTCGACACAATAACGGATGAACTCGTTATGTTGATCACCAGTAATGTCCACAAGTTGGTTGAGCTGTGCCTGGAAGATGAACCTGTTACCCAACCAAATTTGCCTGAAGATTTGACCAATGTTGGGCTTCAAGCACTTGGCTTATGCCACAACTTGAGACATTTGTCTCTGACACGTCGTTGCTGCGACTTCAGACGGGTAAACGACTTTGGGATACTGATGCTCGCTGACGGATGCAAGCAACTCAGAACCATTAGATTTGGTGGGTTCTCTAAAGTAAGTGATGCAGGGTATGCAGCCCTTCTCCACTCTGGGAAGGACCTGAAGAAGTTTGAGGTCAGCAACGGCTCGTGCTTGTCAGACTTGGCATGCCTAGATCTTGATAAGGCAGCTCCAAACATTTCAGAAGTGAGGTTGCTTAACTGTGCTCTCCTAACTAGTGATACCGCCAAATCTCTAGCACCCTGCACTAACTTGAAGGTTCTCGATCTCTCGGGTTGCAAGAGCATTGCAGACTCTGGCTTGGTTTCCATCTCAAAGCTCCCCAACCTAACTCTACTGGATCTTGCTGGAGCTGACATTACTGATGCGGGTTTATCAGCACTCGGTAATGGGAGGTGCCTGATATCTTCTTTGTGCTTGAGAGGGTGCAGAAGGATCGGCAGTAATGGAATAGCTTCACTGTTGTGCGGGACTGGCACCATCAACAAAACATTAATTTCGCTTGACATCGGGAATGTACCAAGAATATCATGTCGGGCTGTGACAGTGATTGCCAGGAACTGTGAGCAGATAAGCAGCCTGTGTCTGCGGAACTGCCTCCTCATAACTGATTCGTCTCTCGAAGTGCTAGGTTCTATGGGATGCGACTCCAGTAAATGTTCCCTGAGAATGCTTGATCTTGCCTACTGCAGTAAGCTGTCTCGAAACTTCCTGAGACACTTTGAGCCACCACTGTTCCGAGGGCTGCGGTGGCTTGGCGTCGGTAAGAATGTGGCACAACGTCGTGGCTGCAGCCCGACAGTTGCGGAGGTTCTGGAGCGAAAGCCTGGATTAACCATCTGCTGCAACGCCTGCGACATGGGCTGCAGGAACAAGTGCCATCCAGACATTCGTTTTCTTCAGTAG
- the LOC136501259 gene encoding pentatricopeptide repeat-containing protein At1g80150, mitochondrial-like, with protein MLSLGALRKLCAAFDAVALTVIAAGLSRPPSGRHPFSSAHAHSTHPADFPTIAACRAAVSASKGDRRRRRPGVGHPSPSPAAAAAEEKAAAEEEQQQPVLVRIKHERDPERLYQLFRANAQNRLLVENRFVFEDAVGRLAGARRNDLVEEILEQHKALPQGRREGFVVRIIGLYGKAGMPGHALRTFQEMGMYGCPRTAKSLNATMKVLLRARMFDEALCLFEEGPEKYGVELDNISCNTVIKMYCDMGDLRAAYRVMQEMDGAGVRPDVVTYTTLMAAFYKCGWREVGDGLWNLMRLRGCDPTLATYNVRIQFLINRGRGWQANELVRKMYAAGIKPDEITYNLIIKGFFIMGEHEMAKTVFGAMHGRGCKPNSKVYQTMVHYLCERRDFDFAFRLCKDSVEKNWFPSVDTINQLLKGLMAISKDRNAREIMKLVTGRKPSYSDGEMKVFKDILSHRKTGR; from the coding sequence ATGCTCTCCCTGGGCGCCCTCCGCAAGCTCTGCGCAGCCTTCGACGCCGTCGCGCTCACCGTCATCGCCGCGGGGCTCTCGCGCCCGCCCTCGGGCCGCCACCCCTTCTCCTCCGCGCACGCGCACTCCACTCACCCCGCCGACTTCCCCACCATCGCTGCCTGCCGCGCCGCAGTCTCCGCCTCCAAGggtgaccgccgccgccgccgccccggcgTCGGCCatccctccccctcccccgcaGCCGCCGCAGCCGAGgagaaggcggcggcggaggaggagcagcagcagccggtgcTGGTCAGGATCAAGCATGAGCGGGACCCGGAGCGGCTGTACCAGCTGTTCAGGGCCAATGCGCAAAACCGCCTCCTGGTGGAGAACCGCTTCGTGTTCGAGGACGCGGTGGGGCGCCTGGCGGGTGCTCGGCGGAATGACCTCGTCGAGGAGATCCTCGAGCAGCACAAGGCGCTGCCCCAAGGGAGGCGGGAGGGGTTCGTGGTCAGGATCATCGGCCTGTACGGGAAGGCCGGGATGCCGGGTCACGCGCTGCGGACTTTCCAGGAGATGGGTATGTACGGGTGCCCGCGCACCGCCAAGTCGCTCAATGCCACCATGAAGGTGCTGCTGCGAGCACGGATGTTTGATGAGGCTCTGTGTCTGTTTGAGGAGGGGCCGGAGAAGTACGGCGTTGAGCTGGACAACATCTCGTGTAATACGGTGATCAAGATGTACTGTGACATGGGGGACTTGCGTGCGGCCTACCGGGTTATGCAGGAGATGGATGGGGCTGGTGTGCGACCGGATGTCGTCACGTACACGACGCTCATGGCTGCGTTCTATAAGTGTGGCTGGCGCGAGGTTGGAGATGGTTTGTGGAACCTCATGAGGCTGAGGGGTTGTGACCCGACACTTGCTACCTACAATGTGAGGATCCAGTTCCTGATTAACAGGGGAAGGGGGTGGCAGGCAAATGAGTTGGTGCGGAAAATGTATGCAGCGGGGATCAAACCAGATGAGATCACATACAATCTAATTATCAAGGGTTTCTTCATAATGGGTGAGCATGAGATGGCCAAGACAGTCTTTGGCGCGATGCATGGGAGGGGATGCAAGCCAAACAGTAAGGTTTACCAGACAATGGTCCATTACCTCTGTGAGAGAAGGGACTTTGATTTCGCATTCAGGTTGTGCAAAGATAGCGTGGAGAAAAATTGGTTTCCGAGTGTCGATACTATTAACCAACTGTTGAAAGGCCTCATGGCTATCTCAAAGGATAGGAATGCGAGAGAGATAATGAAGTTGGTTACTGGGAGAAAACCTTCGTATTCAGATGGTGAAATGAAGGTCTTCAAAGACATATTATCTCATAGGAAGACTGGAAGATAA